In Gimesia benthica, a single window of DNA contains:
- a CDS encoding ECF-type sigma factor: MSDDDMPLTLWLDRLQCGDPDAVDAIWGQCFEKLSSYAQRRLKSMPASDRDGEDVALSAIDTFVRRVGKNEFSGVVDSGNLWRVLFDITAKRVAREQRRQLTEKRGSGDVKNEVDLYNPEATSCGFGINESIDIRQQFFQQLEEDRKGLLDKLTQLPGGEKLARIVSLHLEGHTHQEIAEVLGVSVSTIERNMKIAKEVGKTVEP, from the coding sequence ATGAGCGATGATGACATGCCACTCACACTTTGGCTCGATCGCCTGCAGTGTGGCGATCCCGATGCCGTTGATGCGATTTGGGGGCAATGTTTTGAGAAGCTTTCAAGCTATGCTCAGCGTAGATTAAAATCTATGCCCGCCAGCGATCGAGATGGCGAAGATGTAGCATTGTCAGCGATTGATACATTCGTTCGCCGTGTGGGCAAAAATGAATTCTCCGGTGTTGTGGATAGTGGGAATCTCTGGCGTGTTCTCTTTGACATCACGGCAAAACGGGTTGCCAGAGAACAACGCAGACAACTCACAGAAAAGCGTGGAAGTGGTGATGTAAAAAATGAAGTGGATCTCTACAATCCGGAGGCGACCAGTTGTGGATTTGGGATCAACGAAAGCATTGATATTCGCCAGCAATTCTTTCAGCAGCTCGAAGAAGATCGTAAAGGTTTACTGGATAAACTGACCCAGTTACCGGGGGGAGAGAAGCTGGCCAGGATCGTAAGCCTTCATCTCGAAGGTCATACCCACCAGGAAATTGCCGAAGTCCTTGGTGTCTCTGTCAGTACAATAGAACGTAATATGAAGATCGCCAAAGAGGTTGGCAAAACGGTGGAGCCTTAA
- a CDS encoding DUF6314 family protein, protein MPADLNLSELWSRLSSINSLTFTAQSFGSGSGWNGTGVGTVEVESIDDQTLLFHESGNWSPPEGKSLRFTNVYRWCAYPEQKQLRLEHLRFGNANPVYLFDLQQTAGDRWDSIEPHVCSEDLYSATLHFENESLHLDWTVKGKTKNERISYVYEQ, encoded by the coding sequence ATGCCTGCCGACCTCAACCTGTCAGAACTCTGGAGTCGTCTGTCATCGATTAATTCGCTGACATTCACGGCTCAATCCTTTGGTTCCGGTAGTGGCTGGAATGGTACGGGGGTTGGCACGGTGGAAGTTGAATCAATCGATGACCAGACGCTGCTCTTTCACGAATCTGGAAACTGGTCACCGCCGGAAGGAAAGTCTCTGCGTTTTACAAATGTCTATCGCTGGTGTGCCTATCCGGAACAGAAACAGTTGCGGCTGGAGCACTTGCGTTTTGGAAATGCGAATCCGGTGTATCTGTTTGATCTGCAACAGACCGCAGGAGATCGCTGGGATTCCATCGAACCGCATGTCTGCAGCGAAGACCTCTACTCGGCCACACTGCACTTCGAAAACGAATCGCTGCACCTGGACTGGACCGTCAAAGGAAAGACAAAGAACGAACGGATTTCCTATGTCTATGAACAGTGA
- a CDS encoding shikimate kinase translates to MTADSEPVKTGVVLTGMPGSGKSTVGRLLSEQTGLPFLDTDALIEAGESKRLAEIIAQHSPEGFRAIEAAYIQSIQSAGSVISTGGSVCYSSEAMHHLAGLGTIVWLDVKPDILEQRFVDAFDRGVLIEPGSSLADLYDSRYPLYEQYAQLKIEASPLTAEEVVSLIRQQLAL, encoded by the coding sequence ATGACCGCCGACAGCGAACCTGTCAAAACCGGAGTCGTTCTGACAGGTATGCCGGGCTCCGGAAAATCGACGGTGGGCAGACTACTGTCTGAACAGACAGGCCTTCCCTTTCTGGATACCGACGCATTAATAGAAGCTGGCGAATCCAAACGGCTGGCCGAGATTATTGCTCAGCATTCCCCGGAAGGGTTCCGCGCGATTGAAGCGGCCTACATCCAATCGATTCAATCAGCAGGATCCGTTATTTCTACCGGAGGAAGTGTCTGTTACAGCAGTGAAGCCATGCATCATCTGGCCGGTCTTGGTACGATAGTCTGGCTGGATGTAAAGCCGGATATCCTGGAGCAGCGGTTTGTCGATGCCTTCGATCGGGGCGTGCTGATCGAACCGGGTTCCAGCCTCGCCGACCTGTATGACAGCCGGTATCCACTGTATGAACAATATGCACAATTGAAAATCGAGGCCTCGCCGCTGACGGCTGAAGAAGTCGTCTCACTGATCCGACAGCAGCTGGCCCTGTAA
- a CDS encoding GspE/PulE family protein, protein MSQQFQDQLPDKAENHPEYVTELVDVILGQAQAINASDIHLLPTENRMRMDWRIDGVLHHVADFSQVLAPRITARLKVLSQLLTYRTDVPQEGRIHRDGEQVVETRISTFPTLYGEKVVVRLFVGSGQYKHLENLNLPEEILSEMRGLLRQTGGVVLMTGPAGSGKTTTIYACLREIIRESRGARSLASLEDPIEVVVPTVAQSQVNPAAGFDMALGLRSLLRQDPEVIMVGEIRDRETAETVFQASLSGHLVITTFHAGSATEAVSRLSDMGIEPYLLRSGLLAILSQRLLRRLCSCAQPSQAEEDRLGLPVEQWKTATGCADCGQTGYQGRLVLTEMLLPDQGAVGQAILDQADATELHRLAVESGLRTQWDRALRAVNEGLTSPAEVRRILGISRSET, encoded by the coding sequence TTGTCCCAACAGTTTCAGGATCAACTGCCTGACAAAGCGGAAAATCATCCCGAGTATGTGACGGAGCTGGTCGATGTAATCCTGGGTCAGGCGCAGGCCATCAATGCCAGCGACATCCATCTGCTGCCCACCGAAAACCGGATGCGGATGGACTGGCGAATTGACGGCGTACTGCACCATGTCGCTGACTTTTCCCAGGTGCTGGCACCCCGGATCACAGCCCGGCTCAAAGTGCTCTCGCAACTGCTCACCTATCGAACCGATGTCCCCCAGGAAGGGCGGATTCACCGGGATGGAGAGCAGGTGGTCGAGACCCGCATCAGCACCTTTCCGACCCTGTATGGCGAAAAGGTCGTCGTGCGGCTATTCGTCGGTTCGGGACAATACAAACATCTGGAAAACCTGAATCTGCCGGAAGAGATTCTGAGCGAAATGCGAGGTCTGTTACGACAGACCGGCGGCGTGGTGCTGATGACCGGTCCTGCGGGAAGCGGCAAAACGACGACGATTTACGCCTGTCTGCGGGAGATCATTCGCGAGTCACGCGGCGCCCGCAGTCTGGCCTCCCTGGAAGATCCGATTGAAGTCGTGGTGCCCACCGTGGCGCAGTCGCAGGTCAATCCGGCAGCGGGTTTTGATATGGCACTGGGTCTGCGGTCCCTGTTACGGCAGGATCCGGAAGTGATCATGGTGGGAGAAATCCGCGATCGCGAAACCGCCGAGACGGTCTTTCAGGCTTCGCTGTCCGGGCATCTGGTGATCACCACGTTTCATGCGGGCAGCGCGACCGAAGCGGTCAGCCGCCTGTCGGATATGGGAATCGAACCGTATTTGCTGCGGAGTGGTCTGCTGGCGATATTGAGTCAACGGTTGTTGCGTCGACTTTGCAGTTGCGCTCAACCATCACAGGCGGAAGAAGATCGACTGGGGCTGCCTGTCGAACAATGGAAAACCGCAACGGGTTGTGCAGACTGCGGACAGACCGGCTATCAGGGCCGCCTGGTTCTGACCGAAATGCTGCTGCCCGATCAGGGGGCCGTGGGTCAGGCGATTCTGGACCAGGCTGATGCGACCGAGTTGCACCGGCTGGCAGTTGAGTCCGGACTACGGACACAGTGGGATCGTGCGCTGCGGGCCGTAAACGAAGGATTGACCAGTCCCGCGGAAGTCCGCCGTATACTGGGCATCTCGCGGAGTGAAACTTAA
- a CDS encoding endonuclease/exonuclease/phosphatase family protein, with protein sequence MVPTETTSEAPSGSTPESPVRKWVYRCVILLACVAVLTALLPLLPVDWWWVRIGDFPRVQLLFAYVVILLALFPFWHKTAAKTGIFLLTISCSIQLFWIFPYLPFAPHEVEWAESADPQTRLRILTANVYQENQNAEAVLSLIEQERPDIVVLCEVNARWIRDLKPLEKSYGWQLKHPLENTYGIAVYSRLPLEGARIRAMIKQEIPSIDARVKLPSGQIVRLFAVHPNPPRPGEDTTKRDAELVLVGREVCDSPSAIVLGDLNDVGWSRTTNLFQEVSGLLDPRKGRGLYPTYDATSSIWRYPLDYLFHSDDFRIVKLGTLPSIGSDHFPLLVELSHESEAAVTQEGPHLDGGDQEDASDAVDSARQLKETPEGS encoded by the coding sequence TTGGTCCCAACCGAAACAACAAGTGAAGCGCCCTCTGGCAGCACACCGGAATCGCCCGTTCGCAAGTGGGTTTACCGGTGCGTCATCCTGTTGGCCTGTGTCGCGGTGTTAACCGCGTTGCTTCCCTTGCTGCCCGTTGACTGGTGGTGGGTCCGCATTGGTGATTTTCCCCGCGTTCAACTGCTGTTTGCTTATGTCGTCATCCTGCTGGCACTCTTCCCCTTCTGGCATAAAACTGCTGCAAAAACAGGGATATTCCTACTGACAATCAGCTGCAGCATTCAATTATTCTGGATCTTTCCCTACCTGCCTTTCGCTCCGCATGAAGTGGAGTGGGCAGAGTCTGCTGACCCGCAAACCCGTCTGCGGATTCTGACAGCGAACGTCTATCAGGAAAACCAGAATGCCGAGGCGGTGCTGTCTCTGATCGAGCAGGAGCGACCGGATATTGTCGTGCTGTGTGAAGTCAATGCGCGCTGGATTCGCGACCTGAAGCCCCTCGAAAAATCCTATGGCTGGCAGCTGAAACATCCACTCGAAAATACCTACGGTATCGCCGTGTATTCCCGGCTTCCCCTCGAGGGTGCCCGCATCCGGGCTATGATCAAGCAGGAGATCCCCTCGATCGATGCCCGCGTCAAACTTCCCTCGGGACAGATCGTACGCCTGTTTGCCGTACATCCCAATCCGCCCCGTCCTGGTGAGGATACAACCAAACGCGATGCCGAACTCGTACTGGTTGGACGCGAAGTGTGCGACAGTCCCAGCGCCATCGTGCTGGGTGATTTAAATGATGTCGGGTGGTCACGCACGACAAACCTGTTTCAGGAAGTCAGCGGCCTGCTTGATCCCCGCAAAGGACGTGGACTTTATCCGACATATGACGCCACCTCTTCAATCTGGCGTTATCCACTGGACTATCTGTTTCATTCGGATGATTTTCGCATTGTGAAACTTGGTACGCTGCCTTCTATCGGTTCCGACCATTTTCCCCTGCTGGTGGAATTAAGTCATGAATCTGAAGCCGCAGTCACCCAGGAAGGCCCGCACCTGGATGGCGGTGATCAGGAAGACGCGAGCGATGCAGTAGATTCGGCGCGACAGTTGAAAGAGACCCCTGAAGGGAGCTGA
- a CDS encoding RNA polymerase sigma factor, whose product MDRLGPLYDLTSERLLRYAVTVTRNTPDAEDAIQATMVRIAMRPKILATAQQPWAYLLRVARNEALRILQKRKPLQIFAQCRQLWSRDEEIVEENDQAQVIRQALKRLPTNQSEVVVLKIWEDMTFAEIASVLDESPNTVASRYRYALQKLDNYLRPVAREDFNV is encoded by the coding sequence GTGGACCGCCTGGGTCCGCTGTACGATTTGACATCGGAGCGATTGCTGCGTTATGCGGTGACAGTGACCCGCAACACTCCCGATGCGGAGGATGCGATTCAGGCGACCATGGTACGGATTGCCATGCGACCCAAAATTCTGGCGACCGCTCAGCAGCCGTGGGCCTACCTGTTACGGGTGGCCCGGAACGAAGCCCTGCGGATTCTGCAGAAGCGGAAGCCGCTGCAGATCTTCGCCCAGTGCAGACAGCTCTGGTCGCGAGATGAAGAAATCGTGGAAGAGAATGATCAGGCCCAGGTGATTCGGCAGGCATTAAAGCGGCTGCCGACGAACCAGTCTGAAGTGGTGGTGCTGAAGATCTGGGAGGATATGACGTTTGCGGAGATTGCCAGTGTGCTGGATGAATCGCCGAACACCGTGGCCAGTCGTTACCGTTATGCGCTCCAGAAATTAGATAATTACCTGCGTCCCGTGGCGCGTGAGGATTTCAATGTTTGA
- a CDS encoding type II secretion system F family protein, with protein sequence MNARDDSDALPTRETRFELDELIALNEEIISLVQAGIPLELGLREMGNELPDRLGKISSDLAVKMERGSTLAEAMESEGSRFPRVYRVIVEAGVKSGKLTVALEEMSNYAWELFHLRRQIGMALIYPLIVFSLAYGLFLVFLFEMLARFNSAYEVFRLGETRPLQALNFLESTMIYWALVPPLVLFVFALVWMRTRSSQLLNFKGTSRLIGWIPGVKRIASYYRYGNFAELMALLIQQQIPFSESIVLAAEATGDDQLVQSAELMADRHARSQLESGESAKFYGWPPLLTWLLTTKNHEGELSLALKNAADMYRRKAAHYTRWFRVIFPIFTGAIIGGGTVLCYCLVLFLPFTDMLKQLGNP encoded by the coding sequence ATGAACGCAAGAGACGATTCCGACGCCTTACCGACACGGGAAACCCGCTTCGAGCTGGATGAGCTGATCGCCTTGAACGAGGAAATTATTTCACTCGTGCAGGCCGGGATTCCGCTGGAACTGGGTCTGCGGGAGATGGGCAACGAACTTCCCGACCGGCTGGGAAAGATCAGTTCGGACCTGGCGGTGAAGATGGAGCGGGGCAGTACGCTGGCTGAAGCGATGGAATCCGAAGGCTCACGCTTTCCCCGCGTGTATCGGGTGATCGTAGAAGCGGGGGTCAAATCGGGTAAGCTGACCGTGGCACTGGAGGAGATGTCCAACTATGCCTGGGAACTCTTTCATCTGAGACGACAGATCGGCATGGCGCTGATCTATCCTTTGATTGTCTTCAGCCTGGCCTATGGTCTGTTTCTGGTCTTCCTGTTTGAAATGCTGGCACGGTTCAATTCCGCGTACGAAGTTTTCCGTCTGGGTGAGACCCGCCCACTGCAGGCATTGAACTTTCTGGAATCGACGATGATCTACTGGGCGCTGGTCCCGCCGCTGGTCCTGTTTGTGTTTGCCCTGGTCTGGATGCGGACCCGCAGTTCACAGTTATTGAATTTTAAAGGCACCAGTCGGCTGATCGGCTGGATTCCCGGCGTGAAGCGGATTGCCAGTTATTATCGTTACGGAAACTTCGCCGAGCTGATGGCACTGTTGATTCAGCAACAGATCCCGTTTTCCGAGTCAATCGTGCTGGCGGCAGAAGCGACCGGCGATGACCAGTTGGTTCAATCGGCTGAGCTGATGGCGGATCGACATGCCCGCTCGCAGCTGGAATCGGGGGAATCGGCGAAATTCTATGGCTGGCCTCCGTTACTGACCTGGTTATTAACGACCAAGAATCACGAGGGAGAATTAAGCCTCGCGCTGAAAAATGCTGCCGATATGTATCGGCGGAAGGCGGCCCACTATACCCGCTGGTTCCGCGTGATCTTTCCGATCTTCACGGGAGCGATTATCGGTGGTGGCACGGTTTTATGTTATTGCCTGGTATTATTTCTCCCGTTTACCGACATGCTTAAACAATTAGGTAACCCTTGA
- a CDS encoding serine/threonine-protein kinase: protein MTSPEENQNYAPGLNKQLRINAVCEQFEDEWNHGSPPEIKKYLDDSERSDRSELLFELLSIDSHWRWIKKQKLSQAEYELLLADDLDMIQEFFNKRASSFQAGIQQISDTSLLSLEEMQLILKSIPVTNRPTTVQELIEVLIQHNKLTAYQARQISEGTIKGLVLGDYLVLDVIGAGGMGQVYLAEHRRMNRRVALKTLPDAIAQDSQSVLRFEREVRAAAKLLHPNIVTAHDAGESDNLHYLVMEWVDGIDLSKHVKQHGKLPVAQAVNYVLQAAKALEYAHGEGIIHRDIKPANLILDEKGTIKILDMGLARMDSTDAGKTRTDLTSTGMVMGTIDYMAPEQALDSKLADARSDIYSLGCLLHYLLTGKVIYDGDTILKKIFAHRETIAPSLTATHPDIPVSLDTVFQKMVAKDPEDRQQSMSQVIHELEACGCVESPSHHKLSSDAGSDASSDKLFDGQQAGEVFDATHKSPNHFVAGDQNTQFGSVAGEIIQGTNNSETAEQQKLSFRKRMILTSLICLVGISGLSWSAGVFSPVGQKTEKNENVTTAHTPQRIPQSLTDPQKRLAEFGIQNEVTDVFWTSNENIFFGPGSELKQLPQERIAVCQIMIDWNQIKSNFEWKALGRVSSLEKLVSNTPVPVAILEQLKGIRRLHLSKAQLSDREILSISKYPDLHTFTLYSNLDVTDVACDSLAKIASLRELDINATGIAGEGLKKLTVLPNLYFLSIGLGKGISIEDLNSLQLFKSLKSLSLHNAPYDQELVKKLGKLNSLRSLHLNSPDWSETEIARLQELLPDCSIIHSSSPAYVADQKVAQWVVDNKGTFSLHGSSYQKFRHLPKEKSFSLESIDVVGTDGMNLNSTELNQLRSLESLVLMKMKSSDDGLAKISDLSTLRYLVLSYSDVSFSGLEKIKRLKQLEGLHLKACWNVSDNALQHLSGLTQLTSLVLGQTPLTDLGLKHVGQVLGLQELLLDSCKEISSAGIGHLVSLPRLRFLDLNETQIDDSAISHLKKMKGLRVLKIYNTKITADGAKRLQSALPECVVFHESLEHVPWTGLPEYKSEN, encoded by the coding sequence GTGACTTCACCTGAAGAGAATCAGAACTACGCCCCTGGTTTAAACAAGCAACTCCGTATTAATGCTGTATGCGAACAGTTTGAGGATGAGTGGAATCATGGGAGTCCCCCCGAAATAAAGAAATATCTGGACGACTCAGAGCGTTCTGATCGAAGTGAATTATTATTTGAACTGCTCTCCATCGATTCCCACTGGCGTTGGATCAAAAAACAAAAATTGTCGCAAGCAGAGTATGAACTGCTATTAGCAGATGACCTGGATATGATCCAGGAGTTTTTTAATAAGCGGGCATCATCATTCCAAGCGGGCATACAGCAGATCTCCGATACCAGCTTGCTCTCGCTAGAAGAGATGCAGCTGATCCTCAAATCGATTCCAGTGACAAACAGACCAACCACTGTGCAGGAACTGATTGAAGTTCTAATCCAGCATAATAAGTTGACGGCCTATCAAGCCCGGCAAATCAGTGAGGGGACAATCAAGGGGCTGGTACTGGGTGACTATCTGGTTCTGGATGTGATTGGTGCTGGTGGGATGGGACAGGTTTATCTCGCGGAGCATCGGCGTATGAACCGACGGGTCGCTCTCAAGACGCTCCCCGATGCGATTGCTCAAGATAGTCAATCAGTTTTACGCTTTGAACGCGAAGTCCGTGCCGCTGCCAAACTATTGCATCCCAATATTGTCACAGCACATGACGCAGGGGAGTCCGATAACCTGCATTATCTTGTTATGGAATGGGTAGATGGAATCGATCTCTCTAAGCATGTCAAGCAACATGGCAAATTGCCTGTTGCTCAGGCTGTGAATTATGTATTACAGGCTGCCAAAGCGCTGGAATATGCTCATGGAGAAGGAATAATCCATCGAGACATCAAACCGGCCAACTTGATTCTGGACGAAAAAGGAACGATCAAAATACTGGATATGGGTTTGGCCCGCATGGATTCTACAGATGCCGGCAAGACCAGAACAGATCTCACATCTACGGGGATGGTGATGGGGACCATTGATTATATGGCCCCCGAGCAGGCATTGGATAGTAAGCTGGCTGACGCTCGAAGTGATATTTACAGTTTGGGGTGCCTATTACACTATTTGCTGACGGGAAAAGTGATTTACGACGGAGACACTATACTCAAGAAAATTTTCGCTCATCGAGAAACGATCGCTCCTTCCCTGACAGCAACACATCCTGATATTCCAGTTTCTCTGGATACAGTCTTCCAGAAAATGGTAGCGAAAGATCCCGAGGACAGGCAACAGAGCATGTCGCAGGTGATTCATGAACTGGAAGCTTGTGGATGCGTGGAGTCACCATCTCACCATAAATTATCTTCCGATGCGGGTAGTGATGCTTCCAGTGATAAACTTTTCGACGGGCAGCAGGCAGGCGAGGTATTTGATGCAACTCATAAATCTCCCAATCATTTTGTTGCAGGGGACCAAAATACTCAATTTGGGAGTGTGGCTGGAGAAATCATTCAGGGAACGAATAATTCTGAGACAGCAGAACAACAGAAGTTGTCCTTCCGTAAAAGAATGATACTTACATCACTTATTTGTCTAGTGGGGATTTCAGGTCTGTCATGGAGTGCGGGGGTATTTTCCCCTGTAGGACAAAAAACTGAGAAAAATGAAAATGTGACAACTGCGCACACTCCCCAGAGAATACCGCAATCATTAACCGACCCTCAAAAACGACTGGCAGAATTCGGGATTCAAAATGAAGTTACCGATGTCTTTTGGACATCTAACGAGAATATATTTTTTGGTCCTGGTAGTGAGCTGAAACAACTGCCACAGGAGAGGATCGCTGTTTGTCAGATAATGATAGATTGGAATCAGATAAAATCGAATTTTGAATGGAAAGCTCTGGGACGAGTTTCTTCTTTAGAAAAACTTGTGTCTAACACACCAGTGCCAGTCGCAATTTTAGAGCAACTAAAGGGAATAAGACGTCTTCATCTCAGCAAAGCTCAGTTATCGGACAGAGAAATTCTCTCGATATCAAAATACCCAGATCTTCACACATTTACTCTCTATTCAAATCTGGATGTCACTGATGTCGCCTGCGATTCACTAGCAAAAATAGCTTCGCTTCGTGAACTGGATATCAACGCTACAGGAATTGCGGGCGAGGGATTAAAGAAACTGACAGTGCTACCCAATCTCTACTTTCTGAGCATCGGCCTGGGAAAAGGGATTTCTATTGAAGATCTAAATTCACTTCAGTTATTTAAGTCACTCAAATCACTTTCACTTCACAATGCACCTTACGATCAGGAACTCGTAAAAAAACTTGGAAAACTGAATTCACTCAGAAGTCTCCATCTGAACAGTCCGGATTGGAGTGAAACAGAGATCGCTCGATTACAAGAATTATTACCTGATTGCTCCATTATCCATTCTTCTTCCCCAGCATATGTCGCAGACCAGAAAGTGGCACAATGGGTCGTTGATAACAAGGGAACATTTAGCTTACATGGTTCATCTTATCAGAAATTTAGGCATCTACCCAAAGAGAAATCTTTCTCTTTAGAATCCATCGACGTTGTAGGCACTGATGGCATGAATCTAAATAGTACTGAACTCAATCAACTTCGAAGTCTGGAGAGTTTAGTTTTGATGAAAATGAAGTCCTCGGATGACGGGCTTGCTAAAATTAGTGACTTATCAACACTTCGCTACTTAGTTCTTTCATATTCGGACGTATCATTTTCCGGTCTTGAAAAGATAAAGAGGCTGAAGCAGCTGGAAGGACTTCATTTGAAAGCTTGCTGGAACGTATCTGACAATGCCCTGCAACATTTATCGGGACTGACTCAGCTTACATCGCTTGTTTTAGGTCAAACCCCGCTTACGGATCTGGGCTTAAAACATGTTGGTCAAGTCTTAGGACTTCAAGAATTGCTGCTTGATTCCTGTAAAGAAATTAGCAGCGCCGGAATAGGGCACCTGGTTTCGCTACCAAGGTTGCGATTTCTAGATCTCAATGAGACGCAAATCGATGATTCTGCAATCTCTCATCTGAAAAAAATGAAAGGCTTGCGAGTATTAAAAATCTACAATACGAAAATCACTGCCGATGGTGCGAAAAGACTACAATCCGCTTTGCCTGAGTGTGTCGTGTTCCATGAGTCGCTGGAACACGTACCTTGGACAGGTCTTCCGGAATATAAATCAGAAAACTAA
- a CDS encoding secondary thiamine-phosphate synthase enzyme YjbQ — protein MKTLTKELWMEIPHRRQIVSIHKNVEQLVTESGVQDGLCLVNAMHITASVFINDNESGLHEDYDRWLEQLAPFNPGGDPNSGGYLHNRTGEDNADAHHKRQIMGREVVVAITDGQLHLGPWEHIFYYEFDGRRRKRILVKIIGE, from the coding sequence ATGAAAACACTGACTAAAGAACTCTGGATGGAAATCCCCCATCGTCGGCAGATCGTTTCAATCCATAAAAACGTCGAACAACTGGTCACAGAAAGCGGCGTCCAGGACGGCCTGTGCCTGGTCAACGCCATGCACATCACCGCGTCCGTCTTCATCAACGATAACGAATCAGGCCTGCATGAAGACTACGATCGCTGGCTGGAGCAACTGGCCCCCTTCAATCCAGGCGGCGACCCCAATTCCGGCGGCTATCTGCACAACCGGACGGGCGAAGACAACGCCGATGCCCATCACAAACGCCAGATCATGGGCCGCGAAGTCGTCGTCGCCATCACCGACGGCCAGCTCCACCTGGGACCGTGGGAACACATTTTTTATTACGAGTTCGACGGCCGCAGGCGGAAACGGATTCTGGTGAAGATTATTGGGGAGTGA
- a CDS encoding 3-deoxy-7-phosphoheptulonate synthase → MLPIQNVNIIDSVRLVAPQELKETIKRTDKVTETVGESREQIKHILSGEDSRLIVVVGPCSIHDPKAAIEYAKRLKELSEKVKDRMFLVMRVYFEKPRTTVGWKGLINDPHMDGTFDVASGLKIARQLLLQIGELGLPAATEMLEPITPQYIADAISIASIGARTTESPTHRQMASGLSMPVGYKNGTDGSLDVALNAMLAAQSPHSFLGIDAEGQTCVVNTTGNPWGHLILRGGRSGPNYQQEHLEAAAKSLEAAGLSPRFMVDCSHANSNKDYRNQGKVWNEVIDQRVAGNKTIIGLMLESNLHAGNQSLPEDLTQLQYGVSVTDECIDWDETEQLILSAHEKLG, encoded by the coding sequence ATGCTACCCATTCAAAACGTCAACATCATCGATTCGGTTCGCCTGGTTGCTCCTCAGGAACTGAAAGAGACAATCAAACGCACTGACAAAGTGACGGAAACCGTCGGCGAATCACGGGAACAGATCAAGCATATCCTCTCGGGTGAAGATTCACGGCTGATCGTCGTTGTCGGCCCCTGCTCCATTCACGATCCCAAGGCTGCCATCGAGTATGCCAAACGCCTGAAAGAACTTTCCGAGAAAGTCAAAGACCGCATGTTCCTGGTGATGCGGGTCTACTTCGAAAAACCGCGGACGACCGTCGGCTGGAAAGGTCTGATCAACGACCCTCACATGGACGGCACCTTCGATGTTGCCTCAGGTCTCAAAATCGCCCGCCAGCTGCTGCTGCAGATCGGTGAACTGGGACTGCCGGCCGCCACTGAGATGCTGGAGCCGATCACTCCGCAGTACATCGCGGATGCAATTTCCATCGCCTCCATCGGCGCCCGCACGACCGAATCTCCGACGCACCGCCAGATGGCCAGCGGACTTTCGATGCCCGTCGGTTACAAAAACGGAACCGACGGTAGCCTGGACGTCGCGCTCAATGCGATGCTCGCCGCGCAGAGTCCCCACAGTTTCCTGGGAATCGATGCCGAAGGGCAGACCTGCGTGGTCAACACCACAGGCAACCCCTGGGGTCACCTCATCCTGCGTGGCGGTCGCTCCGGCCCGAACTACCAGCAGGAACACCTCGAAGCAGCTGCAAAGAGCCTGGAAGCCGCCGGCCTCTCTCCCCGCTTCATGGTTGACTGCAGTCACGCGAATTCCAATAAGGATTATCGCAACCAGGGCAAAGTCTGGAACGAAGTCATCGATCAACGCGTCGCCGGCAACAAAACGATCATCGGCCTGATGCTGGAAAGCAATCTGCATGCCGGCAATCAGAGCCTGCCCGAAGATCTCACTCAACTCCAGTACGGCGTCTCCGTCACAGACGAATGCATCGACTGGGACGAAACCGAACAGCTGATTCTCTCAGCACACGAGAAACTGGGCTAA